TTAAACACCAGGGATTGGTTAAAACGTTTGGCTTTACGTCCGAAAGGTTCGGCTTTTTTCTCTCCATGTTCGATTTCAGGAGTATTGATACCGATATACCTTAGGCAACGATTGTCATTTAAGATAACGGTATCACCATCGGTTACCCGCTTAACCCATAATAATTTTTCTGCCAGCAGTTCTGCAGTGGGGAAAAAAAGAAAAATATAAATCAACCAAAAACAGCATAAATATTTTTTCATGACATTCAAACTTGTTAAGTGGTGGATCCGTTAAGTTTCCCACCGCAGATCATCCATCCAAATAGTCTGCATCCAGTCCACAGTGATACACCGCACTTTTATCCAGCATTTTCGGCAAACCGCCTCGATCAGATGGAATAAATCCAAAAGATTTATTCCATACCTCTTCATCTTCCATACAAAAATAAACCATCACATTCGGTGAATATTCCCTTATCCAACTTAATATTTTACTGTAAAGATTGATTCGTAACGGTTTAAAATACCTCATTTTACCGTCCATTCCAGAAATAAATTCGCCGTATATTATCTTGGAATCAGGAAAACGTGTCTGGATGATGGTTTTTAAAGACGGCATATAACGAAAAGTGCCGAGGCTTATCCACACAATATTTTCAGCAGAAACATGGGAAAATATCTGTTCAATCACCTGCTGGTAATCCTCTTCACATCCGTCATAAATAACCATGGGATCAAAATGAAAGGAAACCGGGTAGCCCCAGGATTCACATTTTGCCGCAGCTTTGAGTCTGGCTGAAAGTGATGCGGTATTTCGTTCTTCACCATGAATCACCTTATTTGTGTTGAGGGACCAGGACACTATGGTTTTTCGGTTGTGCCGAAGCTGTTTCAGCCCATTGATAGCCGTGGTTTTGGTTTTCAGCTCCAGCACCGTATTCGACTGGCTGGCAAATTTAGGCACCAGCAGGCTTGAAAGGTCGGTCCATGGCTCCCATATCATACTGTCGGTAAACTCTCCGGTTCCTATTCTGTTGATCTTTTTTTGGGTAAACAGTTGGTCCAATTCTAACAAAAGGTTCTGATGGTTGACAAAATATTGGAGAACCGGGGGGTGAAAATAGGACTGCAAAATACAGTAGGAACAGTCCATGCTGCAGAAAGTTCCGATATGCAGAATTTGATAACCACAGCAGGTATAATAACTGGTGCCCGGGCATTTTTTAACAAAAGCGCCTCTGTTTTGAGTCAGGAAAAGGATTTCCTTTGCCTTTTGTACCGGATCCTTCGCCTGGAGGATGGCGCGATAAACCTGCTTTTCATTTGAAACGATTACAGAGGGACATTTAAACCTCGACAGGATGGCTTCAGTTAAGGGGAGGTCTGCAACTTGTTGATCAATATAGATTTTTAACGGCTGCACTTTAATATATTTTTCCTAAACGATATGAATGGATAATTGGTTAACTCGTCATATAAATTGACAGTCATTCTCAAAAAAGCGAAGCATGAAACCTAAGGTTTGACCGGGAAATTGCCTATGGGCCTGTTGCAATACTTAATAAATAAGATCAGTGTGTTACACGTCCTCTATCTTCTCAGTTAAACCCATACAGGCAGAGACGATCAACGCCGCCGTGGGATTCTGCCCCTGACACTGTTTCAAAACTAATTGAAGCGAGATAGCTGCCGTATGTCCATTTCCAGATAGGATTGTTAAGTATGGTAACAGGCCCATAGGCAATTTGCCGGTCAAGCCGAGCTAAATTGGAAAAACGTATGTTTGTTTCTAATGAATTAATTTATAAATACCACGAATCATCTCTGTTTCCAAGATCAAAGAGATGTGCCATTGACACTTATCTTTTTTTATTCTATAAAATGGAGCATGCCCAAGGATAGCATAAAAGCCAAAAGATTGGTCGGTCTTTTTCTGCTCGGTTGTCTGCTGTTCAACTTCCCCATCCTGTCTCTGTTCAACCTCAAGGTGATTGTATTCGGCATCCCACTGTTGTACCTTTATATCTTTTCAATCTGGTTTATATTTATCGTTTTGATTTATTTGATTACCAAGTTCAGTAAAGAGACCTCACTGCCATTTCTCAAAAAGAGATAAATAATGCTAAAAGCAGAAGCCATACTTTTCTTTTCTTTCGGATATATGGGGCTTCTATTCGCCATTGCATTCTTTGGTGATAAGCATGCTAAAATTGGTCGCAGTATTGTAAGTAATCCATATATTTATACTCTCTCTCTGGCTGTTTTTTGTACTGCCTGGACTTTTTACGGTAGCGTCGGCCGTGCTGCAGCCACCGGCATAGGATTTTTACCCACTTATATCGGCCCGACCCTGATGGCGGCACTGGGATGGTTTGTGTTGCGAAAGCTCATACGTATCAGCAAGATACACCGCATTACCTCCATTGCCGATTTTATTGCTTCACGATACGGCAAAAGCTCATTTCTGGCAAGTGTGGTTACCATAATTGCGGTTTTGGGTGTCATTCCTTATATCTCACTCCAGCTAAAGGCTATTTCAACCAGCTTTTTGATCATCAAAGAATATCCAATTATTACCATGCCGGGTCATTTTGCCGAAATCCCGGTACATAAAGACACCGCTTTTTATGTCGCTCTGCTTCTGGCCATATTTACCATTCTTTTTGGGACGCGCCATCTTGATGCCACCGAACGACATGAAGGACTGGTGGCTGCCATTGCCTTTGAGTCTATTGTCAAACTGATTGCTTTCCTGGCGGTGGGCATATTTGTTACCTACGGGATTTACAGCGGTTTTGGCGATATCATTGAAAGAGCCACCAAGACACCTGAGTTAAAACAAGCATTTACCATCGGCACATGGAGCGGCTCGTATATTAACTGGAGTATATATATATTCCTTTCCATGATGGCTGTTTTATTTCTTCCACGTCAATTTCAGATCGCAGTGGTGGAGAATGTAGATGAAGAGCATTTAAAAAAGGCCATCTGGCTTTTCCCCTTATATTTATTCGCCATTAATATTTTTGTTCTACCGATTGCATTCGGCGGTATGCTCCATTTTGTGGAGGGAAACGTAGATGCTGATTTTTTTGTGTTAACCCTTCCAATGTCTGAACACAAGGAAGCCATCGCGCTGCTGGTTTTTATCGGAGGAATGTCTGCTGCAACCGGTATGGTAATTGTTGCCACTATCGCTCTTTCAACAATGATATGTAACGATCTGTTGATGCCGGTACTGCTCCGTTTACAATTCTTCAACCTTGCAACCAAGGGCGATTTGAGCCATTTTCTTTTGACCATTCGCCGTGGCAGTATCTTGCTGGTACTTTTACTGGGTTATGCCTATTTTCGATTAATCGGTGAGTATTATACTTTGGTTTCCATTGGGCTCATCTCCTTTACAGCCGCAGCCCAATTTGCTCCGGCAATTTTAGGGGGTATCTTCTGGAAAGGCGGGACACGATCCGGTGCACTCAGCGGGTTGATTCTGGGTTTTCTGGTGTGGGCTTACACACTTGTTTTTCCATCGCTCGTTTTGGCGGGATTTTTACCCAAAAGGTTTATTACTGAAGGACCTTTCGGTTTTTTGCTGCTGAGGCCTTTTCAGCTGTTTGGCCTGCAAGGATTTGATCACATCACCCATGCAGTTTTCTGGAGCATGCTTATTAATACAACCGCTTATGTGGGCGTATCGCTTTTTAGTCGTGCAAGCGCCATAGAACATACCCAGGCTGCTTTATTTGTGGATGTGTTTAAGTATTCTGAAAAACCGGAAAAATCATCTTTTTGGAGAGGAACGGCATCGGTCAAGGATCTCAAAGCTTTGCTCAGACGGTTTTTAGGAAAAAATAAAAGCGATAAAGAGTTATCTTTTTATGCCAAAAAGCATAATATTATATGGAAAAATAAATCCACTGCCGATGCCGATATGGTCAGTTATGCGGAAAATTTGCTGGCAGGGGCCATAGGATCAGCATCCGCACGCATCATGGTATCATCTGTTGTAAAAGAAGAGCCTCTTGGCATAGACGAAGTAATGAACATTCTTGATGAAACGCGTGTGGTTATTGCCTACAGCCGTGAACTGGAAAGGGCAACCGCGGATCTTCAAGCCGCCAACAAACGTCTGAAAGAGCTAGACCGGCTGAAAGATGAGTTTATCTCAACAGTTACCCATGAATTTCGTACGCCTCTCACCTCAGTACGATCCATTGCCGAAATACTCCACGAAAATCCAAACATCGATGATGAACAGAAAAAAAACTTTTCAGCGATTATTATTAAGGAGGCGGACAGGTTAACCCGATTAATCGTGCAGGTTCTGGATTTTCAAAAAATTGAATCAGGTAAAATATATTGGGAAATTTCCCCGGTTGACTTTAAAGAAGTCATTAAAGATGCCATTTCGGCCACCGGCAGCCTCATAGAAGAGAAAAAAATTAAAGTTGATCTAAATCTGCCTGATACCATCAATCTGATTGATGGTGATCGAGATCGTCTGATACAGGTGATGGTCAACCTGATTTCCAATGCGGTAAAATTTTGCCCCGACACATGGGGAATCATCGCTATTGACCTTATAGTCAAACCGGATCATCTGAAAATCAACGTAAAAGACAACGGAATCGGAATAAGTCGACAAAACCAGAAGATTGTTTTTCAAGAATTTCGGCAGGTTAAGGATTCTTCCATGGGGCGTCCACCGGGAAGTGGGTTGGGCCTTTCAATTACCAAGCGAATTATTGATTTCCATAAAGGAAAAATCTGGGTGAAAAGTAAGTCCGGAAAAGGCTCCACTTTTTCCTTTACCTTGCCGTTTTAGCAGTGATCATCTGTCATTCTGCCCCGGCACCTTTCTCTGTCTCAGCGTCGCCGAAGCCATGGACAGGTGTATTTTCCTCTCAATATTTCTTTCGGGCATAAAAAGACTTTCTGGAGGCCAGTCTGGCTTGTTTCAAAGTGTGTATTCCCTGCTTGGCCAAAAGCGGAATCAATTTAAGAAAAATTTCACCCGTTGCAATCGCATCTCCTAAAGCGGTATGCCTGCCAACAATACTTATGCCCAACCTTTCAGCTATGGCTTCCATATTGTGATCTTCCTGAAAAGGATGAACCACAGAAGAAAGGAGCAGGGTATCCAATACAGGATTTAAAAATTGAACACCTGTCGCTTCCTCTTTTACCTGCAACATGCGCATATCAAAAGCCGCATTGTGGGCAACCAGAATGGTGTCTTCGGCAAATTGGTGAAATAAAGGGAGCACCTTGTCGATGGTGGGCTGGTTTTGAAGCATGTCGGGTTTAATTCCATGTATCTGTATCGATTCAAAAGGCAACGGTCTTCCGGGATCGATTAACTGATCGAAATTTTCTTCATTCAGCAGATGGCAATTTATAATACGTACGGCACCGATCGAAATGATTTCATCCCCTTGTGAAGGGTTTAAGCCGGTTGTTTCCGTATCAAAAACAGTATATGAAAGTTCATCCAAAGTCCGGTTATCCTGCTTGGTATTTTGTCCGGGCTGGTTAAACAGATCGAAGTCATAAAATTCCGGTCTGCTTTCAGGCAGTATGGTCAGATTTCCCAGATTTTTCTGCTGCAAAGCTTCGGTGGCCGGAAGCAGCAAGCGAATATAAGATTTCCTGGAATCTTTACATGAATAAGACCAGAGCTCTCCATCATGATGTTTGATGACCTCTTTTAAAGTTAACGGGATGCTTTCATTATCAACGGAAATAAACTGCTCATCCCATTTTTTAAGTGTTTCGATTTTCACCGGACTTCCGCGCCACAGCCAGTCGAGATTGATAAACCGCCCTTTTTTTTCAAAAATGCAGTCAAACTCATCGGTATTGGTCTCATTTTTTAACTTATCCAGCAGAAAAAGAGTGGCTAAAACGATCGAGTAACTGTCGACTTGAATATTGATTTTTTCGCTGCATTTTTTAATATTAATTTGAACATCAAGTTTATCTTTGGTTTTTCGCCTGACCGCCTCAAGCATGTCGTCGGCCTTTATATGAACCAGCGGCCAGCGGGTGCGGATACGGCAATTCGAATCAGAATCGGCTTTGTCAACTATTTTACCGATCATCAGCGATTCTTCATGTATAATTTTTCTGAAAATATCAAGCTGGGATCTTTCCATATCGGGAAATTCGCGGATTGCTTCAATTGCCGCACGTAAACTCGCCAGTGATCCCCGAATTCCTCTTCGCAAAGATTGCAACAGAAAATCTATTCGGCTGTCGGATTCGAATTGCTGGGTGATATCGTGAAGGGTGAGGATAAATCCTTTAAATTCCCTATTATTATTGAGAATAGGGGCGGCCTCAACACGCAGAAGACGGTCTTGCTTATCTGCCACCACAAAATAAGAAGCCGCATCCGTTTCCTTGCGTTTTAATTTGTCAGCAATCTCGTCTACGGCATGTACAATGAGGTTTTTGTCAATGATACTGAAAACCGATCGTCCAAGCCCGATAAAACGACCCGATTCTTTACTACCAGCGGCTTCACGGTATTCGTTATCCTTATCTCCGATAAGGAATCTTTTGGCCCGTTTGTTGTATAAAAGAATCTGCCCTTCACGGTTGCAGATGATGACACCTTCGGGCAATTCAGCCATTAAGGCTGCAAGAATATTTTTTTCTTCTTCGGATTCTGCCCTTGCCTGCTGGATTCTTTCATCTATGTTGTTTTGTTCTTTTTCAAAACGTTCTGCCCATTCGTTGATCACTTTGGCAAGACGCACCACCTCCCGGCTTCCTTCCAGCTGAATACGATGGGATGGGTTGGTTGAATGAATCAAAACACTTTCTTCGGCAAGTTTGTCCAGGGGAAGGATATAGAAACGAAACACCCAGTCAAGACCAAACCCCAGACCGGCCAACAATAGAAAAACAGCGGTAAATATGTATAAAAAATTCCGTTTTAAAAATTCGCTCAAAAAAAACTTCTCTCCCGGTAAAAGCTGGTGCCAGAACAAAAATCCAACCGTCACTATAAAAACCAGGGTAAACGCTATAGAGACTAGCGCAAACCACAAAAATTTACTATTTTGCTTCATGCTTATTTTTCAAGTAGTTGTTTAACTTTATCAACTATTTCAATATTCGAAAAAGGTTTGGTAATATACGCATCCGCTCCAAGGGCCAAACCCTTTTCAACATTTGCGTCGCTGCCAAGAGCAGTTAACAGAATAATTTTTATCCCATCCCACCGGGGGTTTTCACGAACCCGCTGGCAGACTTCAAAACCATCAATAACCGGCAGCATAATATCGAGCAGAATCAGATCCACCTTTTTTTCAGCAATGATTTCCATTGCTTCTTCACCGCTAAAGGCGACCATTACTTCATAGCCGTTTTGTTCCATCAGAAACTGTACCGGTACGATTATACTAGGCTCATCATCTACAATAAGTATTTGTTTCGGCATGGCAGGAGGCCTTTATAATGGTTGTCAAAAAAACATTCCGTTATCGAAACGGTTTTTTCTACAACCACTTATACCGCAATTCCGTATTTGGGAACATATTTATGGCAAGCGGCATAATGAGTCAAAGTGAGACCAGGGCAAAAAAATAGCCGGCACAAAAATTTCCTTATGTGCCGGCCATTTACATACCACACATATGTTTTTAATAAAAAATATAAATATGCAATCACAAGGCTATTTTCTAGCCTTTGCATAGCCGATACCTTCCAGCGCTTCTTCCATTTCACCTAAAGTTGCCGGATCGTCAATGGTTGCAGGCATGTTCCATTCCTTGTTATCTGCAATTTTCTGAATGGTACCCCTTAAGATCTTGCCTGAACGGGTCTTGGGAAGGCGTTTGACCACTGTGGCGGTTTTAAAGGAAGCAACCGGCCCTATTCGATCGCGCACCATTTGGACGACTTCTTTGATGATTTCATCCTGGTTACGGGTCACGCCTGCATTGAGTACCAGAAATCCAATGGGAATTTGGCCTTTCAACTTATCATCCACGCCAAGAACGGCACATTCCGCAACATCAGGATGGTCGGACAGGACTTCTTCCATGCCGCCGGTTGATAAACGGTGACCGGCTACATTAATGATGTCGTCCGTCCGGGTCATCACAAAGACATATCCGTCCTCATCGATAAAACCGGCATCAGCGGTCTTGTAATACCCCGGAAACTCTTTAAGGTAGGCTTCAATAAAAGCCTCATCTCTGTTCCACAGGGTTGGAAGTGTTCCCGGAGGCAGGGGGAGTTTCACCACCAGGGCTCCTATTTCTCCTGATTTTACCAGATTGTTATCCGGATCAACCACTTTGACATCCCATCCCGGCGCCGGTTTGGTTGGCGAACCTTCTTTTACCGGAAAGTGATGAATACCCAGGCAGTTTGCACAAATGGCCCAACCTGTCTCGGTCTGCCACCAGTGATCGATAACCGGACAACCGATATTCGATTCCGCCCATTTTAACGTATCCGGATCCAACCGTTCACCTGCAAGAAAAAGGGCTTTAAAGTTTGACAGATCATATTTCTTCATCAATTCAGCGCTGGGATCTTCACGTTTGATCGCCCGGAAGGCGGTTGGGGCGGTAAACATGGTTTTTACTTTATGCTCTGATATGACCCTCCAGAACACTCCGGCATCCGGTGTGCCTACAGGCTTGCCTTCAAACAGTATGGTGGTGCAACCTTTAAAAAGCGGCCCGTAAACGATATAGGAGTGTCCGACGACCCAGCCCACATCAGATGCCGCCCAGTATACATCTCCTTTGTCCACATTATATATATTTTTCATGGTCCACTTAAGGGCGACGACATGTCCGCCGTTGTCCCGAACCACGCCTTTGGGTATGCCGGTGGTTCCTGATGTATATAAAATATAAAGCGGATCCGTCGCTGCAACCGGAACACAGTCGTGGGGCTTTGCCTCTGCCATGACATCATTCCAATCAAGGTCACGGCCGTCAACCAGGGGTGCGGTTTCCATGGGTCGTTGCAAGATAATACATTTTTCCGGCTTAGCCGATGCCATGTTTATGGCTTCATCAAGGAGAGGTTTGTAAGCAATCACTTTGGCAACTTCAATACCGCAGGATGCGGATACAATGATCTTGGGCTTGGCATCATCAATTCTTACGGCCAGCTCCTTGGCGGCAAAACCTCCAAATACCACAGAATGAACTGCGCCAAGACGCGCGCAGGCCAGCATTGCAATGGCCGATTCGGCAATCATCGGCATATATATAAGTACCCGGTCCCCCTTTTTTACCCCCTGGGCGGCCAGCACACCGGCAAATACAGCCACCTCATCCCGCAGTTCATTATACGTGTATTTTTTTATCGTATTGGTGACCGGGCTGTCATAAATCAGGGCATCCTGATTACCCAAGCCGTTTTCAATATGAAAATCAAGCGCGTTGTAACAGGTGTTGATTTCACCACCGGTAAACCATCGGTAGTACGGCTTATTGGAATCGTCCAGCACCTTATCCCATTTTTTGTACCAGTGGCAATCCTCAGCCGCTTCCGCCCAGAAACTGTCCGGGTCTTTAATCGATTTTTCAAAAGCCTCATCATACGGATTGGTCATATTTTTTCCTCCTCCAGCATGCTGCTGATTTATTATTCATGGTAAATATACGGAAGGTGCGTATTCTTACTCAGGACTCGCGAAAAAATAACTTCATATTATAGCCATCCCGGATTCACCAGGGATTTATCCGATACTTAACCGAAAAATCCTCAAAACAGCCGGACAATATTATAGTTTAGAAGCCTTGGATTAAACGGGTAATGGTAGACTCAGAATTCCGCACCTATCCATGCGCCTAAACGGTGAACTTAATTTTACGCGAACCCCAAGCAAGAAAACTGTATAGTGATTCCACCAGTGTAGAATGGAACATAAAAAACTTTATGAAACTGTTCGATCCGGCCGGAAAAAAACTAAGTCTTCCGGCCGGAACTTTTTACCGTATCTTAGTTTGGTACTACTCAGGTTGTCCGGCTCCCGGTTTCAAAGCTTACGGTTATCTATCATATGTTCAGTATTAAAGAGCCGTTACTGCTAAATCGAACACCATCAAACCTGAATAGCTGCCTCTTTTTAATTGGATGAGTATTCTACCCCCAGAGTCCCCAACCAAACGATGCGGTGAACAGGATGGAAAAAACAACAAGAATTATCATCCATATATCTTCTCGTTTCATAATGAATATCTCCTATTAAATGTTTGGTTACGCTTCCTTGACCACGGTCATGGTCTCGGTTTCCATACGTTCAATCCGGTCATCAGACAGTGTCGACATTTGAGCTTTGAAACACAGAGCCCACATCATAATTATACCGAGAATCCACCAGAATATCTGCCATGACCACAGCGGGGTGAAGCCGGAAAAGGAAAATGCCTTGTTGCCCAGAATACATGCGGGTCCTATGGCAAAGAAGTACCATACCGGTACCACAAACAGCATCACCTTGCGCCATGCCTTCCCGCTTTCGCTGGGCGCGTCAATATCATCCAGAAAGGCGCGCACCTCATTTTGCCTCTTTATGGTCTCTTCATTGTCTTTAAATCCGAGTCCTCGGCAAATATAGGCCACAACGAGTCCGGAAAATGTTCCCCAGAATGCTGCATGCATGGAAAGTGGTCTGGGCCAGATGCTATAGGTAATCCAAACAGCAATCATGCCGGCCAAAACACCTAAAACCGCACCGATGGATGGGAACCTGAAACCCCAGATGACTCCCACTAGAAGCACATACATGACAAAGCCGAATGCCGTTGCAAAGGCTCCCAAAATAACCAGCGCCGCTTTTGATGTCAATCCAACGGTAAGGGCACCTGCGGTAAGCAGTGTGGCTAAAATACGGTTTACCCAAATCTGCTCAGCATGTCCGGCTTCCTGTTTTCTGATATACCGCCAGTAAAGGTCCCGCAGCAAAATGGAACCGCCGGTGCCGATATAAGGTGCAGCCGTGGAGTGGATGGCTGCGATGGCACCGAGAAAAACGATACCGAGCACGAATGGCGGCAGAAATTCCTTCATCAGGGTGGGTACCACCGTGGCCTGAGTTAAATTCTGAAAATTCGGATCACCGGCCACTTCAAGCACTTTGGCCCCCATTCCCTGAAATGCGGTGAAGAAGAACAGGGCAAAGCCGACCACAAAGGTGGACATAAACGCCTGCTGCCAGGCAAGCGGCTTGGGTGATTTGATACCAAAGGTCCACATGGTAAATGCCGGAGAGGACTGAATGCCCATCAGGGCGAACATGTAAGTCAAAACCATGACAGCCGTCCATGCTGTTTCGCCTTCCGCCCCGCCAAGACCCCAGTTGATTACACGGGGAACCTCCAGAAACCTTACATCCAGCGCAGCCACTGCGGCGGAAAATTTTTCCCAGCCTCCGAACTTGGGACCGGTCACAACGAAAAATCCAAGCAGAATGATACCACCCACCAGGAGCACAAACTGAATCACGCCTACCCAGGTGCTTGCTTTCAGTCCGCCGGTGCATACATAGAACCATACGATGAATCCCATAAAAATGGCACCAAATGCGACTGGAACACCGGCAATGATATGAAACAGTGCGGCCGAGGCCATCAGTTGAACGGCGGAATAAAACAGAGAGTATAACACCGCGGTCAAAACAACCAGAAATCTGAGAAACTCTGAATTGAAATAATAGGCATACATGTCTCCGGGTGTAATAAATCCGTATCGTTTGCCCATGAGCCACACCCTCTTGTTAAAAAACGTTCCGGTAATCGGAATGGTCAGCACATAGAATGAGGCAAAGGCATAGGCCAAACCGTCACGCCAGATCAGACCCGGGTGACCGATAAATGTCCACCCGGAAAAGGAGGCGGCGGTGGCCGCGAGCAAAAATGCGAAAAATGGGATAGACCGGCCCGCAATGGCATATCCCGCGGAGGTTTTTTCGGTAAAATAACCTTTTAACCCCCAGTAAAAACAATAAATAATATAAATGCCAAGCATTATGTAAACCCAAGTGGTTCCACTCATTTTTTCCCTCCTGTGCAAAGGTCAATGAAATTTAACTTTGATAGTTAAATTTCTGATAATAATTTAAACAGCACCAGGAATGTTTAACCACCTCCCTTCGGAAATATTTAAGATCTGATAAAAAAATTGTTTTCCTCTCCCTTTTTAACCGGTTTTTTAACCGGTATCCTGATACTGACAAAATTTAATTGTAAAAGAACGGATGCGGGAATTGAAAAATGTCTTTATTCCACAAGGCACAACTCCAGCAAATGCCAATCTTATTATCTGGCCATATTCTTGATCTCTTCCACTATTTCAGGGTTGGCCAGCGTGGTCACGTCTCCCACGTCCTGATTATTGGAAATTGCACCGAGAACCCTGCGCATGATCTTTCCGGAACGGGTTTTGGGCATATCACTCACGATCCATACTCCCTTCGGTTTGGCAATTTTACCGATTTCGTCACAAACCGCATCGGAAATCTTTTTGGCAAGCGCATCACTGGCTTTATAACCCGGTTTTAAAGCAATATAAAGATCCGGTTCCCTTCCCTTGATGTCATGGGCCACAGGAACCACCGCAGCTTCGGCGACCTCTTCAACGACAAGTGCTGCAGATTCTATTTCCTTTGTTCCCAAACGGTGACCGGACACATTGATGACGTCATCGATCCGTCCCAGGATACGGAAATACCCGTCCTCGGCCTCAACCGCGGCATCTCCCGTCATATACGGCCAGTCCTTCCAGTCCTTTGAGTCGGGATTCTTGCAATACCGGGCATAATAGGTATCCACATATCGATCCCTGTCTCCCCATATGGTCTGGAAACCTCCGGGCCACGGATTTTGAATGCAGATATTACCGGCTTTTCCTGCCCCTGCCGGAAGAATCTCTCCTTCTTCATCGTAGATGATCGGATGAATACCCGGCATTCCCGGTCCTGCGCTCCCCGGTTTCATCGGTTTTATTCCGGGTAATGTGCTGCAGAGAAACCCTCCTGTTTCGGTCTGCCACCAGGTATCCACGATGATCGCCTCACCCTTTCCCACCACTTCATGATACCATTTCCAGACCTCAGGTTCGATGGGCTCACCCACTGTGGTCATGTGTTTGAAATGATAATTATACTTGGCAGGTTCATCAGGGCCGATTTTTCTTAAAGCCCGGATTGCCGTGGGTGCGGTATGAAAGATGTTCACATCCAGATCCTGTGCAATCCGCCATGCCCTGCCGGCATCCGGATAGGTGGGCACCCCTTCATAAACCACCGTGGATGCGCATATGGCCAGTGGTCCATACACAATGTACGAGTGGCCGG
This region of Thermodesulfobacteriota bacterium genomic DNA includes:
- a CDS encoding DNA photolyase, producing MQPLKIYIDQQVADLPLTEAILSRFKCPSVIVSNEKQVYRAILQAKDPVQKAKEILFLTQNRGAFVKKCPGTSYYTCCGYQILHIGTFCSMDCSYCILQSYFHPPVLQYFVNHQNLLLELDQLFTQKKINRIGTGEFTDSMIWEPWTDLSSLLVPKFASQSNTVLELKTKTTAINGLKQLRHNRKTIVSWSLNTNKVIHGEERNTASLSARLKAAAKCESWGYPVSFHFDPMVIYDGCEEDYQQVIEQIFSHVSAENIVWISLGTFRYMPSLKTIIQTRFPDSKIIYGEFISGMDGKMRYFKPLRINLYSKILSWIREYSPNVMVYFCMEDEEVWNKSFGFIPSDRGGLPKMLDKSAVYHCGLDADYLDG
- a CDS encoding sensor histidine kinase encodes the protein MLKAEAILFFSFGYMGLLFAIAFFGDKHAKIGRSIVSNPYIYTLSLAVFCTAWTFYGSVGRAAATGIGFLPTYIGPTLMAALGWFVLRKLIRISKIHRITSIADFIASRYGKSSFLASVVTIIAVLGVIPYISLQLKAISTSFLIIKEYPIITMPGHFAEIPVHKDTAFYVALLLAIFTILFGTRHLDATERHEGLVAAIAFESIVKLIAFLAVGIFVTYGIYSGFGDIIERATKTPELKQAFTIGTWSGSYINWSIYIFLSMMAVLFLPRQFQIAVVENVDEEHLKKAIWLFPLYLFAINIFVLPIAFGGMLHFVEGNVDADFFVLTLPMSEHKEAIALLVFIGGMSAATGMVIVATIALSTMICNDLLMPVLLRLQFFNLATKGDLSHFLLTIRRGSILLVLLLGYAYFRLIGEYYTLVSIGLISFTAAAQFAPAILGGIFWKGGTRSGALSGLILGFLVWAYTLVFPSLVLAGFLPKRFITEGPFGFLLLRPFQLFGLQGFDHITHAVFWSMLINTTAYVGVSLFSRASAIEHTQAALFVDVFKYSEKPEKSSFWRGTASVKDLKALLRRFLGKNKSDKELSFYAKKHNIIWKNKSTADADMVSYAENLLAGAIGSASARIMVSSVVKEEPLGIDEVMNILDETRVVIAYSRELERATADLQAANKRLKELDRLKDEFISTVTHEFRTPLTSVRSIAEILHENPNIDDEQKKNFSAIIIKEADRLTRLIVQVLDFQKIESGKIYWEISPVDFKEVIKDAISATGSLIEEKKIKVDLNLPDTINLIDGDRDRLIQVMVNLISNAVKFCPDTWGIIAIDLIVKPDHLKINVKDNGIGISRQNQKIVFQEFRQVKDSSMGRPPGSGLGLSITKRIIDFHKGKIWVKSKSGKGSTFSFTLPF
- a CDS encoding exonuclease domain-containing protein, producing the protein MSEFLKRNFLYIFTAVFLLLAGLGFGLDWVFRFYILPLDKLAEESVLIHSTNPSHRIQLEGSREVVRLAKVINEWAERFEKEQNNIDERIQQARAESEEEKNILAALMAELPEGVIICNREGQILLYNKRAKRFLIGDKDNEYREAAGSKESGRFIGLGRSVFSIIDKNLIVHAVDEIADKLKRKETDAASYFVVADKQDRLLRVEAAPILNNNREFKGFILTLHDITQQFESDSRIDFLLQSLRRGIRGSLASLRAAIEAIREFPDMERSQLDIFRKIIHEESLMIGKIVDKADSDSNCRIRTRWPLVHIKADDMLEAVRRKTKDKLDVQINIKKCSEKINIQVDSYSIVLATLFLLDKLKNETNTDEFDCIFEKKGRFINLDWLWRGSPVKIETLKKWDEQFISVDNESIPLTLKEVIKHHDGELWSYSCKDSRKSYIRLLLPATEALQQKNLGNLTILPESRPEFYDFDLFNQPGQNTKQDNRTLDELSYTVFDTETTGLNPSQGDEIISIGAVRIINCHLLNEENFDQLIDPGRPLPFESIQIHGIKPDMLQNQPTIDKVLPLFHQFAEDTILVAHNAAFDMRMLQVKEEATGVQFLNPVLDTLLLSSVVHPFQEDHNMEAIAERLGISIVGRHTALGDAIATGEIFLKLIPLLAKQGIHTLKQARLASRKSFYARKKY
- a CDS encoding response regulator; this translates as MPKQILIVDDEPSIIVPVQFLMEQNGYEVMVAFSGEEAMEIIAEKKVDLILLDIMLPVIDGFEVCQRVRENPRWDGIKIILLTALGSDANVEKGLALGADAYITKPFSNIEIVDKVKQLLEK